Proteins encoded together in one Candidatus Eremiobacterota bacterium window:
- a CDS encoding CBS domain-containing protein, translating to MKAADVMTREVLKVFPDTPIQEIAKIIHEHRISGVPVVTKGDEIVGIVTEGDLIIKLARPHMPPHIEILGGIFYLRRPQDMDEELKKITAVLARDIMTEKVITVTEECEIEDIASIMVSKKINHIPVVREGKLVGIVSRGDLIDTMVEKHKDDNEIPDAP from the coding sequence ATGAAGGCGGCAGACGTGATGACCAGGGAAGTGCTGAAAGTGTTCCCCGATACTCCGATACAGGAGATTGCGAAAATCATCCACGAGCACAGGATAAGCGGCGTTCCTGTCGTCACCAAGGGTGACGAGATCGTGGGAATCGTCACTGAGGGAGACCTTATTATCAAGCTTGCAAGGCCTCACATGCCCCCCCATATCGAGATCCTGGGCGGGATCTTCTACCTCAGGCGCCCCCAGGATATGGATGAGGAGCTGAAAAAGATAACGGCCGTCCTTGCCAGGGACATTATGACAGAAAAGGTAATCACCGTGACGGAGGAGTGCGAGATTGAAGACATTGCCTCCATCATGGTGAGCAAAAAAATCAACCACATCCCTGTCGTGAGGGAGGGAAAACTCGTGGGAATAGTCTCACGGGGCGATCTCATTGACACCATGGTGGAAAAGCATAAAGACGACAACGAAATTCCCGATGCTCCCTAG